One Ralstonia insidiosa genomic region harbors:
- a CDS encoding winged helix DNA-binding domain-containing protein → MPRSSLPAPLLTRRALNRALLDRQLLLRRTRMTPLAAIERLVAMQSQMPQAPHYGLWSRLEGFRTEALDKLLTTRRAIRGAMMRGTLHLTSAHDCLALRPLLDAQMLRLAFSNAGKSIADVDPAALRAAARAALAGGPLTAVQLGEHLQPLWPKHDAAALARAIPFLEPLVQVPPRGLWRGAGQATLATVADWLGEAVEPAATTEALVLRYLAGYGPASVADAQAWSGLTRLSAAFETLRPRLKTFTDEHGVELFDLPRAPRPDADTPAPVRFLPELDCALLAHADRARILDDGHRKAIYTKNGILPPTLLIDGFVAGTWKLDLAREQATLTLRPFAKLAKADTRALEEEGAQLLAFAAADCSTHVVRFGQ, encoded by the coding sequence ATGCCTCGCTCATCGCTCCCCGCCCCGCTGTTGACCCGCCGCGCACTCAACCGCGCGCTGCTCGATCGCCAGCTGCTTCTGCGCCGCACTCGCATGACGCCGCTGGCGGCGATTGAGCGTCTGGTGGCGATGCAATCGCAGATGCCGCAGGCGCCGCACTACGGGCTGTGGTCGCGGCTGGAAGGGTTTCGCACCGAGGCGCTCGACAAGCTGTTGACCACCCGCCGTGCCATACGCGGCGCGATGATGCGCGGCACGTTACACCTGACCAGCGCACACGACTGTCTTGCGCTGCGCCCGCTGCTGGATGCGCAGATGTTGCGCCTGGCCTTCAGCAACGCCGGCAAGAGCATCGCCGATGTCGATCCCGCAGCGCTGCGTGCGGCGGCCCGAGCGGCGTTGGCCGGTGGTCCGCTCACCGCCGTCCAGCTTGGCGAGCACCTGCAGCCGCTATGGCCGAAGCACGATGCAGCCGCACTCGCGCGCGCCATTCCGTTTCTGGAGCCGCTAGTACAGGTGCCGCCGCGTGGCCTGTGGCGCGGCGCCGGGCAAGCCACGCTGGCCACCGTCGCCGACTGGCTCGGCGAAGCCGTCGAACCGGCTGCCACGACCGAGGCTTTGGTGTTGCGCTACCTCGCCGGCTACGGCCCCGCCTCGGTGGCGGATGCGCAGGCATGGTCAGGACTCACGCGGTTGTCGGCGGCGTTCGAGACGTTACGGCCCCGGCTGAAGACCTTCACCGACGAGCACGGCGTCGAGCTGTTTGACCTGCCGCGCGCCCCACGGCCCGATGCCGACACGCCGGCTCCGGTACGCTTTCTACCCGAGCTGGACTGCGCGCTGCTGGCACATGCCGACCGCGCGCGCATTCTCGACGATGGTCATCGCAAGGCGATCTACACGAAGAACGGGATCCTGCCGCCGACGCTGCTGATCGACGGTTTTGTTGCCGGCACCTGGAAGCTGGACCTGGCCCGCGAGCAGGCTACGCTCACGCTGCGGCCTTTTGCCAAGCTGGCCAAGGCCGACACGCGGGCATTGGAGGAGGAAGGTGCGCAACTGCTGGCCTTTGCCGCAGCGGATTGCTCCACACACGTCGTCCGCTTCGGGCAATAA
- the ettA gene encoding energy-dependent translational throttle protein EttA, whose translation MSQYVFTMNRVGKIVPPKRQILKDISLSFFPGAKIGVLGLNGSGKSTVLKIMAGLDKDIEGEATPMPNLNIGYLPQEPQLDPTKTVREEVESGLGEVVDAQKQLEAVYVAYAEPDADFDKLAEEQARLEAIIAAGSGDNVELQLEIAADALRLPPWDAKIEHLSGGEKRRVALCKLLLSRPDMLLLDEPTNHLDAESVDWLEQFLTRFPGTVVAVTHDRYFLDNAAEWILELDRGHGIPWKGNYSSWLDQKETRLKQEESSESARQKALKKELEWVRQNPKGRQAKSKARLARFDELNSQEYQKRNETQEIFIPAGERLGNEVIEFENVSKSYGDRLLIDNLSFTIPPGAIVGIIGPNGAGKSTLFRMLTGKEQPDSGTIKIGPTVKLAYVDQSRDALSADKTVFEEISGGSDILTVGRYETPSRAYIGRFNFKGGDQQKHVGTLSGGERGRLHLAKTLISGGNVLLLDEPSNDLDVETLRALEDALLEFAGSVMVISHDRWFLDRIATHIIAFEGDSHVEFFPGNYQEYEADKKKRLGEEGAKPKRIRYKPVVR comes from the coding sequence ATGTCACAGTACGTTTTCACCATGAACCGCGTGGGCAAGATCGTTCCGCCCAAGCGCCAGATTCTCAAGGACATCTCGTTGTCCTTCTTCCCCGGCGCCAAGATCGGCGTGCTGGGCCTGAACGGCTCGGGCAAGTCGACCGTGCTCAAGATCATGGCCGGCCTCGACAAGGACATCGAGGGTGAAGCCACGCCGATGCCCAACCTGAACATCGGCTACCTGCCGCAGGAGCCGCAACTCGATCCCACCAAGACCGTGCGTGAGGAAGTCGAGAGCGGCCTGGGTGAGGTGGTGGACGCACAGAAGCAACTTGAAGCCGTCTACGTCGCCTACGCCGAGCCCGATGCCGACTTCGACAAGCTGGCCGAGGAACAGGCGCGCCTGGAGGCCATCATCGCAGCCGGCTCCGGTGACAACGTTGAGTTGCAGTTGGAAATCGCCGCCGACGCGCTGCGCCTGCCGCCGTGGGACGCCAAGATTGAGCACCTCTCGGGCGGTGAAAAGCGTCGCGTCGCGCTGTGCAAGCTGCTGCTCTCGCGCCCCGACATGCTGCTGCTGGACGAGCCGACCAACCACTTGGATGCCGAATCGGTGGATTGGCTGGAGCAGTTCCTCACGCGCTTCCCGGGCACCGTGGTGGCCGTCACCCACGATCGCTACTTCCTCGACAACGCCGCCGAGTGGATTCTCGAACTCGACCGCGGCCACGGCATCCCTTGGAAGGGCAACTACAGTTCGTGGCTCGATCAGAAGGAGACCCGCCTGAAGCAGGAAGAGTCGAGCGAATCGGCCCGCCAGAAGGCACTGAAGAAGGAACTGGAGTGGGTACGCCAGAACCCGAAGGGCCGTCAGGCCAAGTCGAAGGCGCGTCTGGCCCGCTTTGACGAGCTGAACAGCCAGGAATACCAGAAGCGCAACGAGACGCAGGAAATCTTCATCCCGGCCGGCGAGCGTCTGGGCAATGAAGTCATCGAATTCGAGAACGTCAGCAAGAGCTACGGCGACCGTCTGCTGATCGACAATCTCAGCTTCACGATTCCGCCGGGCGCCATCGTCGGCATCATCGGCCCGAACGGTGCGGGTAAGTCGACGCTGTTCCGCATGCTCACAGGCAAGGAGCAGCCGGACTCGGGCACCATCAAGATCGGCCCGACGGTCAAGCTGGCCTACGTGGACCAGAGCCGCGATGCACTGTCCGCCGACAAGACCGTGTTCGAAGAAATTTCCGGCGGCTCCGACATCCTGACGGTGGGCCGTTACGAGACGCCGTCGCGCGCCTACATCGGCCGCTTCAACTTCAAGGGCGGTGATCAGCAGAAGCATGTTGGCACGCTCTCTGGCGGTGAGCGCGGGCGTCTGCACCTGGCCAAGACGTTGATCTCGGGCGGCAACGTGCTGCTACTGGACGAACCGTCGAACGACCTCGACGTGGAAACGCTGCGTGCATTGGAAGACGCGTTGCTGGAGTTTGCCGGCAGCGTGATGGTGATCTCGCACGATCGCTGGTTCCTCGACCGGATCGCCACGCACATCATCGCCTTCGAAGGCGACTCGCACGTCGAATTCTTCCCGGGCAACTACCAGGAATACGAAGCCGACAAGAAGAAGCGTCTGGGTGAAGAGGGCGCCAAGCCCAAGCGCATCCGCTACAAGCCGGTCGTGCGTTAA
- a CDS encoding CDGSH iron-sulfur domain-containing protein — MADDVVITARNNGPYHIKGSFRIVTQGGRELAIEGDQVWLCRCGHSLNKPFCDGSHKRAEFDSDLDAPPTVEADRSP, encoded by the coding sequence ATGGCCGACGACGTTGTCATCACGGCCCGCAACAACGGGCCGTATCACATCAAGGGAAGCTTTCGCATCGTCACCCAGGGTGGGCGCGAGTTGGCGATCGAGGGCGATCAGGTATGGCTGTGCCGCTGCGGGCACTCGTTGAACAAGCCGTTCTGCGACGGCTCGCACAAGCGCGCCGAGTTCGATAGCGATCTCGACGCGCCGCCCACGGTCGAGGCAGATCGCTCGCCGTAG
- a CDS encoding aminoacyl-tRNA deacylase, translated as MSISTTLDGCLRSKGCLYEVIRHPHTHTSTETAQSAHVPGDRLAKTLLLEDKLGYVAAVLPSTYHLHLSELQKASGRDDLTLADESELREVFKDCDAGAVPPVGMAYGMPTYLDSSLMTHRDVYFEAGDHENVVHMDMDQFMALMRDAKTAHFAYRMQGILF; from the coding sequence ATGTCGATCTCCACCACCCTCGACGGCTGCCTGCGCAGCAAGGGCTGCCTGTACGAGGTGATTCGCCATCCGCATACTCACACCAGCACCGAAACCGCGCAGTCCGCGCACGTCCCGGGGGACCGTCTGGCCAAGACGCTGTTGCTTGAGGACAAGCTCGGCTACGTGGCGGCTGTGCTGCCATCCACCTATCACCTGCATCTATCGGAATTGCAGAAGGCATCGGGCCGCGATGACCTGACGCTGGCCGATGAATCCGAGTTGCGCGAAGTCTTCAAGGACTGCGACGCCGGTGCCGTGCCGCCAGTGGGCATGGCCTACGGCATGCCGACGTATCTCGACAGCAGCCTGATGACCCATCGCGACGTCTACTTTGAAGCCGGCGACCACGAGAATGTCGTGCACATGGACATGGATCAGTTCATGGCGCTGATGCGCGACGCGAAGACCGCGCACTTCGCTTACCGCATGCAGGGCATCCTCTTCTGA
- a CDS encoding PXPV repeat protein — protein MKRTLLAFVLGGAALCASTAALAHVDVGVAIGVPAPVYVAPAPVYAPPPVYRPAPVYYAPAPVVYGGGYWRDRDDWREREWRRHEWREREWRHDHGWHRGWDR, from the coding sequence ATGAAACGCACACTGCTCGCATTCGTTCTGGGTGGCGCCGCGCTGTGCGCCTCGACGGCGGCGCTGGCGCATGTGGATGTCGGCGTGGCGATCGGCGTACCTGCGCCGGTCTATGTGGCCCCGGCACCGGTCTATGCACCACCCCCGGTCTATCGCCCGGCGCCGGTCTACTATGCACCGGCTCCGGTGGTCTACGGCGGTGGCTACTGGCGTGACCGCGACGACTGGCGTGAGCGCGAATGGCGCCGCCACGAGTGGCGCGAACGTGAATGGCGTCACGACCACGGCTGGCACCGCGGCTGGGATCGCTAA
- the mdoH gene encoding glucans biosynthesis glucosyltransferase MdoH, translating to MELPATSGLNVTTAQNGGAAASASPTTMPSPESVAERYLEALPLAAEARAALVRDAGIAAGDDDAAALAKLHRALAKLDPAQTTSLEATAPAYASVGSRLDAAYGATRADAASTEPAAEPAPPLAHDSAGRIHLDTGPTPARRSMVPWPWVLGPIWRMRNAIHRWQHGGKAPTPYEKPDSPDPKGIWRFVGTRRRLTLLALMIAQTVAATWAMSTVLPYHGADWLEAIIIVLFAVLFCWVSAGFWTAITGFLLLAFHGDRFVISRRAAPDAVIPDDARTAIVMPICNEDVQRVFAGLRATYESLQRTGHLEHFDFFVLSDSGDPDLRTAEADAWLHLCRALDGFGRIFYRWRRHRVKRKSGNIDDFCRRWGGKYRYMIVLDADSVMSGDCLTRLVQLMEGAPSAGIIQTAPRAAGRDTLYARIQQFATRVYGPLFTAGLHYWQLGESHYWGHNAIIRLDPFIKHCALAPIPGKGSLSGEIMSHDFVEAALMRRAGWAVWIAYDLDGSYEEMPPNLLDELGRDRRWCHGNLMNFRLFGAPGFHRVHRAVFITGVMAYLSAPLWFLFLILSTALLAKHTLIAPEYFTQPRQLFPIWPEWHPEKAAALFSATATVLFLPKILSVLVLWAQGPKRFGGALHLALSMAIEAAFSVLAAPVRMLFHTRFVTAAFLGWKVHWKSPPREDAQTHWGDAVRRHGLHTVIGIVWAAIVYWLNPSFLWWLSPVVGALIVSIPLSVFSSRVSLGRRMRRLHLFMIPEEVRPPRELRATRKHLRNAPPTPDFRQAVVDPVTNALMCAIGTTRFPHDRRLLAVREATVRHALEVGPDKLTGKQKLVLLSDPFSLSALHLAVWSSPEHRAAWQA from the coding sequence GTGGAGCTACCTGCTACCTCCGGGCTGAACGTGACGACAGCCCAGAATGGCGGCGCTGCCGCCTCCGCCAGCCCAACCACGATGCCCTCTCCCGAGTCGGTGGCCGAGCGCTATCTTGAAGCGCTCCCGCTGGCTGCCGAGGCTCGCGCTGCACTGGTGCGTGACGCTGGCATTGCAGCGGGTGACGACGATGCGGCGGCGCTGGCCAAACTGCACCGCGCGCTGGCCAAGCTCGACCCGGCGCAGACGACCTCGCTCGAAGCAACAGCCCCGGCTTACGCATCAGTGGGGTCGCGCCTGGACGCCGCCTACGGTGCCACGCGCGCCGATGCCGCATCCACGGAACCCGCCGCCGAACCTGCGCCGCCGCTTGCGCACGACAGCGCAGGCCGCATCCACCTGGACACCGGCCCTACGCCTGCCCGCCGCTCGATGGTGCCGTGGCCGTGGGTGCTCGGGCCGATCTGGCGCATGCGCAATGCCATCCACCGCTGGCAGCACGGCGGCAAGGCGCCCACGCCCTACGAAAAACCCGATTCGCCCGACCCCAAAGGTATCTGGCGCTTTGTCGGCACACGCCGTCGCCTGACGCTGCTTGCGCTGATGATTGCGCAGACCGTCGCCGCCACCTGGGCGATGAGCACGGTGCTGCCGTACCACGGCGCCGACTGGCTCGAAGCCATCATCATCGTGCTGTTTGCGGTGCTGTTCTGCTGGGTGTCAGCGGGTTTCTGGACGGCCATCACCGGCTTCCTGCTGCTGGCCTTCCATGGCGACCGCTTCGTCATCTCGCGCCGCGCCGCGCCGGATGCCGTGATTCCCGACGATGCGCGCACCGCCATCGTCATGCCGATCTGCAACGAAGATGTGCAGCGCGTGTTCGCAGGGCTGCGCGCCACGTATGAATCGTTGCAGCGCACCGGACATCTGGAGCACTTCGACTTCTTCGTGCTGTCGGACTCCGGCGATCCGGACCTGCGCACCGCAGAAGCCGATGCGTGGCTCCACCTGTGCCGCGCGCTCGATGGCTTTGGCCGCATCTTCTACCGCTGGCGCCGTCACCGCGTGAAGCGCAAGAGCGGCAACATCGACGATTTCTGCCGGCGCTGGGGAGGCAAGTACCGCTACATGATCGTGCTCGACGCCGACAGCGTGATGAGCGGCGATTGCCTGACGCGCCTGGTGCAGCTGATGGAAGGTGCACCGTCCGCCGGCATCATCCAGACCGCGCCGCGCGCCGCCGGCCGTGACACGCTGTATGCGCGCATCCAGCAGTTCGCCACGCGCGTGTACGGGCCGCTGTTCACGGCGGGCCTGCACTACTGGCAGCTTGGGGAATCGCACTACTGGGGCCACAACGCCATCATCCGGCTCGACCCATTCATCAAGCACTGCGCGCTGGCGCCGATTCCGGGCAAGGGCTCGCTCTCGGGCGAGATCATGTCGCACGACTTTGTCGAAGCCGCTCTGATGCGTCGCGCCGGCTGGGCCGTGTGGATCGCCTATGACCTGGACGGCAGCTATGAAGAGATGCCGCCCAACCTGCTCGACGAGCTGGGCCGCGACCGCCGCTGGTGCCATGGCAACCTGATGAACTTCCGCCTGTTCGGTGCGCCGGGCTTCCACCGCGTGCACCGCGCGGTGTTCATCACGGGTGTGATGGCGTATCTGTCGGCGCCGCTGTGGTTCCTGTTTCTGATCCTGTCGACGGCGTTGCTGGCCAAGCACACGCTGATCGCGCCGGAGTACTTCACGCAGCCGCGCCAGCTCTTTCCGATTTGGCCGGAATGGCACCCGGAAAAGGCCGCCGCGCTGTTCTCAGCCACCGCCACCGTGCTGTTCCTGCCGAAGATCCTGAGTGTGCTGGTGCTGTGGGCGCAAGGGCCGAAGCGCTTCGGTGGCGCCCTCCATCTGGCGCTGTCGATGGCGATCGAGGCGGCGTTTTCGGTGCTGGCCGCGCCGGTGCGCATGCTGTTCCACACGCGCTTCGTGACGGCCGCGTTCCTCGGCTGGAAGGTGCATTGGAAATCGCCCCCGCGTGAAGACGCGCAGACGCATTGGGGCGACGCCGTGCGCCGCCACGGCTTGCACACCGTGATCGGCATCGTCTGGGCCGCGATCGTGTATTGGCTGAACCCGAGCTTCCTGTGGTGGCTGTCGCCCGTGGTGGGTGCGTTGATCGTGTCGATTCCACTGTCGGTGTTCTCGAGCCGCGTGAGTCTGGGCCGGCGCATGCGTCGTCTGCACCTGTTCATGATCCCCGAGGAAGTGCGCCCACCGCGCGAACTGCGCGCCACGCGCAAGCATCTGCGCAATGCGCCTCCCACGCCCGATTTTCGTCAGGCCGTGGTCGACCCGGTCACCAACGCGTTGATGTGCGCGATCGGCACCACGCGCTTCCCTCACGACCGCCGTCTGCTCGCCGTGCGTGAAGCCACGGTGCGTCACGCGCTGGAGGTCGGCCCTGACAAGCTCACGGGCAAACAGAAGCTGGTGTTGCTGTCGGACCCGTTCTCGCTGTCGGCCCTGCACTTGGCGGTGTGGTCGTCACCGGAACACCGCGCCGCCTGGCAAGCCTGA
- a CDS encoding glucan biosynthesis protein G — translation MNTPDAVPFHSSPSRPARSLAGYARLAVGLLALASAHAALAFGLNDVAVRAKQLAAKPYQAPAETLPRQLRELRYDQYREIRFKSDQAYWRKDKLPFELGFFHEGSYYDQPVKINEVSPAGVREIRFDPRLFDYGPVKLDAKQLQHLGFAGFRVHYAMNTPKYKDEVIVFLGASYFRAIGKNQVYGLSARGLAIDTALNSGEEFPRFTDFWIERPAANAKELTVYALLNSRRATGAYRFVIKPGTDTVVDVKAQVYMRENVSKLAIAPLTSMFFFGENQPAANLDFRPEVHDSDGLSVLSGTGEWIWRPLTNPKRLLVSSFSTTNPGGFGLMQRDRAFSSYEEIGDRYELRPSTWVEPVGKWGAGRVELVQIPTPDETNDNVVAYWVPDNPPKPQQPFNLEYRLLWQKEGDKKPALSWVTQTRRSHGWTTKRPDERKPDDTIAFVVDFEGPALAKLAPNAPVEPVFSADANGKIESIFGQPNTATGGWRVTVRLKRVDDDKPIELRGYLRSGGTGISETWSYLLPPG, via the coding sequence TTGAACACTCCCGACGCTGTTCCCTTCCATTCCAGCCCATCCCGCCCGGCCCGCTCGCTTGCCGGCTATGCACGGCTGGCTGTAGGCCTGCTGGCACTGGCTTCGGCACATGCGGCACTGGCCTTCGGCCTCAATGACGTGGCCGTGCGCGCCAAGCAACTGGCAGCCAAGCCGTACCAGGCGCCCGCCGAGACGCTGCCGCGCCAGTTGCGCGAACTCCGCTACGACCAGTACCGCGAAATCCGCTTCAAGTCGGATCAAGCCTATTGGCGCAAAGATAAGCTGCCGTTCGAACTCGGCTTCTTTCATGAGGGCTCGTATTACGACCAGCCGGTGAAGATCAACGAGGTCTCGCCGGCGGGCGTGCGCGAGATCCGCTTCGACCCGCGCCTGTTCGACTACGGCCCGGTCAAGCTGGATGCCAAGCAGTTGCAGCACCTGGGCTTTGCCGGCTTCCGCGTGCACTACGCAATGAACACGCCCAAGTACAAGGACGAAGTGATCGTCTTCCTGGGCGCGTCGTACTTCCGCGCGATCGGCAAAAACCAGGTCTACGGCCTCTCTGCACGTGGCCTGGCCATCGACACCGCACTCAACTCGGGCGAGGAATTCCCCCGCTTCACTGATTTCTGGATCGAACGCCCGGCGGCCAACGCCAAGGAGCTGACGGTCTACGCGCTGCTGAACTCGCGCCGCGCCACGGGTGCGTACCGCTTCGTCATCAAGCCGGGCACCGATACGGTGGTCGACGTGAAGGCGCAGGTCTACATGCGCGAAAACGTCAGCAAGCTGGCCATCGCCCCGCTCACCAGCATGTTCTTCTTTGGCGAGAACCAGCCGGCCGCCAATCTGGACTTCCGCCCCGAGGTGCATGACTCCGACGGCCTGTCGGTGCTGTCCGGCACGGGCGAATGGATCTGGCGTCCGCTGACCAACCCAAAGCGCCTGCTGGTCAGCTCGTTCTCGACCACCAACCCGGGCGGCTTCGGCCTGATGCAGCGTGACCGCGCGTTCTCCAGCTACGAAGAGATCGGCGATCGCTACGAGCTGCGTCCGAGCACCTGGGTCGAGCCCGTGGGCAAGTGGGGCGCCGGCCGCGTGGAACTGGTGCAGATTCCGACGCCGGATGAGACCAACGACAACGTGGTCGCCTACTGGGTGCCGGACAACCCGCCCAAGCCGCAGCAGCCGTTCAACCTGGAATACCGTCTGCTGTGGCAGAAGGAAGGCGACAAGAAGCCGGCCCTGTCGTGGGTCACGCAGACGCGCCGCTCGCACGGCTGGACCACCAAGCGCCCGGATGAGCGCAAACCCGACGACACGATCGCCTTCGTGGTTGACTTTGAAGGCCCGGCGCTGGCCAAGCTGGCGCCCAACGCACCAGTCGAGCCGGTGTTCTCGGCAGACGCCAACGGCAAGATCGAATCGATCTTCGGCCAACCCAACACCGCGACCGGCGGCTGGCGTGTGACTGTGCGCCTCAAGCGGGTCGACGACGACAAACCCATCGAGCTGCGCGGTTACCTGCGCAGCGGCGGTACCGGAATTTCTGAGACGTGGAGCTACCTGCTACCTCCGGGCTGA
- a CDS encoding UbiX family flavin prenyltransferase translates to MTLPATASTETPRARRIIVAITGASGAIYGVRLLQVLQGLRESAGVESHLLMSPAGLMNVQHELHMAREEVEALAHVVHNVRDIGATIASGSFSAEAMVVAPCSMRTLAAVAHGLSDNLIARAADVTLKERRRLILMVRETPLNLAHLRNMTAVTEMGGIVFPPVPGFYQRPKTIDDLVDHTVGRVLDLLGLPQTLAPGWPGLHSAG, encoded by the coding sequence GTGACCTTGCCAGCAACCGCCTCGACCGAAACGCCACGTGCGCGCCGCATCATCGTGGCGATCACGGGCGCGTCGGGGGCAATTTATGGCGTGCGGCTGCTGCAGGTGTTGCAGGGCCTGCGTGAATCCGCGGGGGTGGAATCGCACCTGCTGATGTCTCCGGCAGGGCTGATGAACGTGCAGCACGAGCTGCACATGGCGCGCGAAGAAGTGGAAGCACTTGCGCACGTGGTGCACAACGTGCGCGACATCGGCGCGACCATCGCGAGCGGTTCGTTTTCTGCCGAGGCAATGGTGGTGGCGCCGTGTTCGATGCGGACGCTGGCAGCCGTCGCGCACGGCCTGTCGGACAACCTCATCGCCCGCGCGGCAGACGTGACGCTCAAGGAGCGCCGCCGCCTGATCCTGATGGTGCGCGAAACGCCGCTGAACCTCGCGCACCTGCGCAACATGACGGCCGTCACCGAGATGGGCGGCATCGTCTTCCCGCCCGTGCCGGGCTTCTACCAGCGCCCCAAGACCATCGACGACCTGGTCGACCACACAGTCGGGCGCGTGCTCGATTTGCTGGGCCTGCCGCAGACGCTGGCGCCGGGCTGGCCAGGGCTGCATTCAGCGGGCTAG
- the grxD gene encoding Grx4 family monothiol glutaredoxin, whose protein sequence is MSTTHEKIDQIVKGHPVVLFMKGTAQFPMCGFSGRAIQILKACGVDKPHTVNVLEDDEIRQGIKDYANWPTIPQLYVKGEFIGGSDIMMEMYQSGELQPLLAA, encoded by the coding sequence ATGAGCACCACGCACGAAAAAATCGACCAGATCGTCAAAGGTCACCCCGTCGTCCTCTTCATGAAGGGCACGGCGCAATTTCCGATGTGCGGCTTCTCGGGCCGCGCCATCCAGATCCTGAAGGCCTGCGGCGTGGACAAGCCGCACACCGTCAACGTGCTGGAAGACGACGAAATCCGCCAGGGCATCAAGGACTACGCCAACTGGCCGACCATTCCGCAGCTCTACGTCAAGGGCGAATTCATCGGCGGTTCGGACATCATGATGGAGATGTACCAGAGCGGTGAACTGCAGCCGCTGCTGGCGGCCTGA
- the prmC gene encoding peptide chain release factor N(5)-glutamine methyltransferase — protein sequence MSALSPDSLSTVAVTLAALARSGLPALEARMLVSHATGLSRVQLITQDTYGIDEAVRQQISELAARRLAGEPMAYLLGEREFFGRTFKVTPAVLIPRPDTELLVEQALDRIEDRDAPDVLDMGTGSGIIAITIALARRDARVWATDASADALAVAMGNAQALGATNLRAALGDWYGALAEADAPHAFDLIVSNPPYIAATDEHLGQGDLRFEPASALTDHDDGLRHLRAIVTGAPARLAADGWLLLEHGYDQGEAVRTLLTEAGFADVFTAQDLAGHDRCSGGRRPAA from the coding sequence GTGTCCGCGCTCTCGCCCGATTCGCTTTCTACCGTCGCCGTGACCTTGGCTGCGCTTGCCCGCAGCGGCCTGCCCGCGCTGGAAGCACGCATGCTGGTCTCGCACGCGACGGGACTATCGCGCGTGCAGCTCATCACGCAAGACACCTATGGCATCGACGAAGCCGTGCGCCAACAGATCAGCGAACTCGCCGCACGCCGCCTGGCTGGTGAGCCGATGGCCTACCTGCTGGGCGAGCGCGAATTCTTCGGTCGCACGTTCAAGGTAACGCCGGCCGTGCTGATCCCGCGTCCCGATACGGAACTGCTGGTCGAACAGGCACTGGATCGCATCGAAGACCGCGACGCCCCTGACGTGTTGGACATGGGCACCGGTAGCGGCATCATCGCCATCACCATTGCGCTCGCGCGCCGCGATGCACGCGTATGGGCCACCGATGCATCCGCCGACGCACTGGCTGTGGCGATGGGCAACGCGCAAGCGCTCGGCGCCACGAATCTGCGTGCCGCGCTGGGCGACTGGTACGGTGCACTGGCCGAAGCCGACGCGCCACACGCCTTCGATCTGATCGTCAGCAACCCGCCGTACATCGCCGCGACCGATGAACACCTCGGCCAGGGCGATCTGCGCTTCGAACCCGCCAGCGCCCTCACCGATCACGACGACGGCCTGCGCCACCTGCGCGCCATCGTCACCGGTGCCCCGGCGCGCTTGGCGGCCGACGGCTGGCTGCTGCTCGAACACGGCTACGATCAGGGCGAGGCCGTGCGCACATTGCTGACGGAGGCGGGCTTTGCCGACGTCTTCACCGCGCAGGACTTGGCCGGTCACGACCGCTGCAGCGGCGGGCGCCGCCCAGCGGCTTAA